Proteins from one Hyperolius riggenbachi isolate aHypRig1 chromosome 2, aHypRig1.pri, whole genome shotgun sequence genomic window:
- the BCDIN3D gene encoding RNA 5'-monophosphate methyltransferase, producing the protein MAGAEPVYGEDPGAVPYGNFPNYYSFHPAESRLSLLPPGQLVQLLRGEKGGGERPLLALDVGCNTGELSIGLYNHLRKPQEGSEELQDVHFLCCDIDSDLITRAKTANLSPDSITFCSLDIMDPSSLAVLQNFLGKFGRSTFDIGFCMSITMWIHLNHGDNGLVEFLKRLTALCDYLLVEPQPWKCYRSAARRLRKLGKQDFDHFHTLSIRGAMDEQITNILTRHGGSDIVHRFGNTSWDRSLLLYKNRASQLHN; encoded by the exons ATGGCAGGCGCTGAGCCAGTGTATGGAGAAGATCCCGGTGCTGTTCCGTACGGGAATTTCCCCAATTACTACAGCTTCCATCCAGCAGAGAGCCGCCTgagcctcctccctccgggacagCTTGTTCAGCTGCTGCggggagagaagggaggaggagagaggccaCTGCTTGCACTGGATGTGGGGTGCAACACAGGA GAGCTCAGTATTGGTTTATACAACCATCTCAGAAAGCCGCAAGAGGGTTCGGAGGAGCTGCAAGATGTCCACTTCCTGTGCTGTGATATCGACTCGGATCTCATAACCAGAGCAAAGACTGCTAACCTCTCCCCTGACTCCATCACATTCTGTTCTTTGGATATCATGGACCCTTCCTCACTTGCTGTTCTCCAGAACTTCTTGGGCAAGTTTGGGCGCTCTACATTTGATATTGGATTTTGCATGTCGATAACCATGTGGATTCATCTCAATCATGGTGACAATGGATTAGTAGAATTTCTCAAGAGGCTAACTGCACTATGCGACTATCTGCTAGTAGAGCCACAGCCGTGGAAATGCTATAGGTCAGCAGCGCGGCGTCTACGCAAGTTAGGAAAACAAGACTTTGATCACTTCCACACGCTGTCCATTCGTGGGGCAATGGATGAACAGATCACCAACATTCTGACCAGGCATGGCGGCAGTGACATTGTTCATCGTTTTGGCAATACAAGCTGGGACCGAAGTCTTTTACTTTATAAGAACAGAGCGTCACAATTGCACAActaa